The bacterium genomic sequence ACGAGACCCCTTTGCGATTGCATAAAAATTTTCACTGACCTTCCAGACACGATTGCCCCTGGTGATAGTGCGAAACTCGGTTTTACTTTTATTGTCCCGGCTAAGGACACCATAACGGAATATCGGGCAAGCATAGTGATAAATTCGAACGATAAGAAAAACAAAGTCGCAAAAGTAACTGTAAAGTGCGTTATAGAACGCGCTCGAGTTAGTTCTAAGGACTCAACCATTGCGCTTCTTCCGCCAACGGAGCAACTTCCGCCAGAATTGCAGTCTGTGGTCAACAAAATCAACGATAATTTGCTTAAGGCGCTTGCGAAAAAAGTGGGCGTGAAACCCGTTTCATCCGATAAACTCATGGATGACCTCATAACCGACCCATTGCTTCAAAAAAGGGTTATAGACGAGTCCATTCGTAAGTGGGCACTTCTCGACAGCATAAGGTGGGTCTTTATTTATCAGTTTATCCCAAGGCGGGATGGAAAGGTCGGTATAAACTATCTTCTCGTCGATGCGTTGCTCGAATTTCCGATAGTCGGCAGATTAACGGTTTCGCCCGAGCATGCCCTCGATTCGCTGGTTTCCTCGCTTGTTGGTGTATTCAAGAATTATCGTCAGAGCGTGCGTCAGTCCACCATTTATGGGCTTCAGGTAAGGATGCAGAAACTTCGCTCAAGAATAATAAATTCCCCTGCCCCAAAAGTTAGATTCGTGGATGTAAGGACAAAGGATACGGTCAATCTCCGCGACTTTAAAGGTAAAACCATTTTGATGCACTTTTTCAGCTTTTCATGCGAACATTGCGAGGAGGAGGTAGAGTGGCTAAGCAAACTTAATCTCTCGAAGCCGTCGGAGCTTGATATTGTGGGCGTTTCCGTGGACATCGGCGAGGAGGATTCGGTTAAAAAGTTTATCGATTCCAAAGGGGTAACATACAGAGTGCTAATGCCTATAAAGGAAGACCTTCCAGTACTTGAGCACATCTACGGCGGAATGACGCCACAAACCATAATAATAGACAAAAAAGGCATTGTTCGCGAGTATCTTGTTGGTTACAACAAACTTATAGTAGCGGCGCTCGAGAAAAAACTTAATGAAGTCATGACTGGCAAGAAGCAATCGCAAGAGTAGAAGCAAATTTTGCGCAACTTTAAATAATTAAGGGGGTATGTAATGGGTATTACGATTTTGGTTATCGCCATAATAATAATCCTTTTAATGGCGATACGGATATTGCGCGAATACGAGAGGGGGGTTATTTTCCGTCTCGGAAGGGTCGTAGGCTCGAAAGGTCCTGGTCTTATTATTCTTATACCGTTTATCGACCGCATGGTAAGAGTAAGTCTTAGGACTGTTGTGCTCGATGTTCCGCCGCAGGATATTATAACCAAGGATAATGTTTCCATTCAGGTTAATGCGGTGGTTTACTTCCGCGTTCTCGACCCGGTTAAATCAGTTATAGAGGTTGAGAATTATCTTTACGCGACCAGCCAGCTTGCGCAAACCACACTCCGTTCAGTTTTAGGTGAGGTGGAACTCGATGACCTTTTGTCCAACCGCGAAACTATAAACCAGAAACTTCAGCAAATCATTGACCACGCTACGGACCCGTGGGGTATAAAGGTTTCGATGGTCGAGGTAAAACATGTTGACCTTCCCGAGGAGATGCGCCGCGCGATGGCAGCCCAGGCAGAAGCAGAACGTGAAAGAAGAGCGAAAGTTATAGCTGCACTCGGTGAGCTTCAGGCGGCTGAAAAACTTTCGCAGGCTGCCGAAATACTTTCCAAATACCCGGCGGCACTGCAATTGCGATACCTTCAAACTCTTACTTTAATAGCATCCGAAAATAATTCGACGACTATATTCCCTATTCCTATAGAACTTTTCTCACCGTTCAAAAAAAGCTGAGCGGACCGTATGATACGGCAAAAGAGTTGCTGTTGAGCTAATAAAAAGTGGGGTAAAAGTATGGTTAAATCCTTGGTTTGTGTTGTTATGATTCTGGTATCCCTATCTTTTGGCCAATACGAAAAAATACTATTTCTTCATCACTCAACAGGAAGAAATCTCGTTTATCAGGGACATGTGAGGGATTCTATAGAGGCTTATAATGTCACGCATGGTGATTCTTTGGAGTTCTGGGACCAGGACTACAACAGTGCGCATTCACTTACTGACCATCACGGTGGAAGGCATCCGTCTTATGATATTCTCAACAATGATACTTATCCAAGCGGTTTTCTCTGGCTTTTCAGGCAAAAACTCGATACTATTTCGCCGAGCAATACATTTTCGCATTTTATGGCTGACTTTGATGTCTTTGCTTTTAAGTCGTGCTTTCCAGCATGCCAAATTCTCCCCGATGATACCGCCGCTGACCTCGCTGATTCGTCGAGAAAGTCGCTTTTCAACTACTTTCGCATATACCGCAGGATAAGAGCGAAGTGTGATTCAATA encodes the following:
- a CDS encoding TlpA family protein disulfide reductase, coding for MRRATPIVILVLIVAVCSCAKSPSMVVTPSEMDLGIVRAHDHIDLTTWVYNNGKGPLVVSTRPLCDCIKIFTDLPDTIAPGDSAKLGFTFIVPAKDTITEYRASIVINSNDKKNKVAKVTVKCVIERARVSSKDSTIALLPPTEQLPPELQSVVNKINDNLLKALAKKVGVKPVSSDKLMDDLITDPLLQKRVIDESIRKWALLDSIRWVFIYQFIPRRDGKVGINYLLVDALLEFPIVGRLTVSPEHALDSLVSSLVGVFKNYRQSVRQSTIYGLQVRMQKLRSRIINSPAPKVRFVDVRTKDTVNLRDFKGKTILMHFFSFSCEHCEEEVEWLSKLNLSKPSELDIVGVSVDIGEEDSVKKFIDSKGVTYRVLMPIKEDLPVLEHIYGGMTPQTIIIDKKGIVREYLVGYNKLIVAALEKKLNEVMTGKKQSQE
- a CDS encoding slipin family protein: MGITILVIAIIIILLMAIRILREYERGVIFRLGRVVGSKGPGLIILIPFIDRMVRVSLRTVVLDVPPQDIITKDNVSIQVNAVVYFRVLDPVKSVIEVENYLYATSQLAQTTLRSVLGEVELDDLLSNRETINQKLQQIIDHATDPWGIKVSMVEVKHVDLPEEMRRAMAAQAEAERERRAKVIAALGELQAAEKLSQAAEILSKYPAALQLRYLQTLTLIASENNSTTIFPIPIELFSPFKKS